The following DNA comes from Tautonia marina.
TCCCCTTCGCATCCGCTTTGGTGACGGTGCGATCGCTGAACTCCCCGCCGAGCTTTCCACCCTTCGGGTTCGTCGTCCCCTCGTGGTGACGGATCCGGGAATTGTTGCCTGCGGCCTTCTCGATCGGGTACTGGACGGACTCGCTCGAACGTTTCCCGGTCGTTCGAGCGTCGCCGTGTTCGCGGACGTTCGGCCCAATCCCCTCGAGTCGGATGTCCTGAATGCATTGGAAACGTATCGGGAAAACGACTGCGATGGACTGATCGGCCTCGGCGGCGGCAGCCCGATCGATGCCGCCAAGGCAACTCGACTGCTGGTGGCGTATCCGGGCCCACTGGCCGACTTCGATGACCTGGAAGACAGCTCCGCGCGGATTCCCGGCGATCTGCCGCCCATGATCGCAATTCCCACGACGTCCGGAACCGGGTCGGAGGCGAGCTGTGCAGCGATCCTTCAGCTCACCCAGTCCGGCCGAAAAACCGCCATCCGTAGTCCTTCTCTGTTACCAAGCGTCGCGCTCTGCGACCCTGAACTGCCCCTGAGTCTCCCGCCGATCCTCACCGCGGGGATCGGTATGAACGCCCTGACTCGTTGTGTTGAGAGCTATCTTTCAACCACATACGATCCGATCTGCGACGGGATCGCGCTCGAAGGGCTTCGACAGGTGGCCAGAGGACTGGAGCCGAGTGTCCAGGACGGGGCAAGTCACGATGCGCGGCGAGCCCTGATGATGGGCTCACTACTCGGAGGAATTAGCAGTCGCAAGGGCCTGGGCATGCTTCACTCTCTCTCCCTCGCCCTGAACTCGGAAGGTTGCGCGCACCACGGCACGCTGAGCGCCATTCTCCTCCCGCACGCCCTGCGGTTCAATTTCGAGACGGCTCATGCTCGCCTGACCCACTTGGCCTCTCAGCTCGGACTGGGCCGAAGTGGAGACGGCCCCGGCCACTTGATCACCCTGTCCGAGATCTTGCTGGCTCGACTTCCGCTGCCTCGAAGGCTCGGTCAGGTCGAAGGACTCGATCGAGAGCGGATCGCGGAATACGCTCACCTTGCCCTGCTCGATCAGAGCCACCGAACCAATCCCCGATCGTGCGATGAGTCCTCGCTGATCCACCTTCTCGAGGCCGCATGGTGAATCGAGCCGGTCTCCTCCCGGAACGACGACGGCCCGTCGCCCCCCCCTGCAAAGGGGGGTCAACGGGCCGTCAGCGGGATGAGCGACGACACGATGGGTCAGAACTGATCGGCGCTAATCACCTCTCCCCCTCGAATCGAGTTCAAACCGATCCAGACAAGGTGGTTGATCGACTCCTTGACGAACCGAACCGAACCGTCGCCAAGCACCACATTGATTCCACCGGCATGCCGGCTCCGGGCTGCGGCGAAGGCCTGGCTGTCACCCGCATTCCCGGTGCAAGGCAAGCGATCCTCTGGCACGCAAAAGATGGGCTGGTTCAGAAAATCGCCACCTTGGACCAGATCGAGGTAGTCTCGAAACTGGTTCGGGGCAAAGCGGGTCATGAACGACCCTCCACCGGGCACACTCGACCACATCACCCCTCGTACGTCGAAGCGATCACCCTGGAGGACTTCCGCGATGAACACCGTGTTACTGGTTCCATCCCGGACGTCGGCCAATTTTGTCGTCCGATGACCAAAAGCCGACTGAAGATACTGCTGAGCCCCAATGGCCTCTTGTCGCCAGTTGGTATTGCCCCAGCTCACCGCGTAGTTCCCTTTCGTAAACACGGGGCCGCTGAGCAACCCTCCCTGGTACTGCGGTGTAATCTGAAATTGACGTTCCTCGTCACTCGGGCACTGGAAGATTGAAATCTTCGTCCCGGTCACGGTGCTGTTCGCAAAGAACCCGAGGGCAGGCGCCAGCGGACCGCCCACTCCCCAGGCGGTCGGCACGCCTTCCGCACCGAGTTCGAAATTGAAAGCGTTATAAAGTGCCTGCTGCTCGAACTGAGGCAGCATCAGGATGAACCACGTCGTGTTCGGCGTCCCGGAGAAGATGGTCGGAAATGACGGTCCCGGAGGACCGGCTCGCCAGATCCGCCCGGGTGCCAGCGTGTTATGGATATCATGGTAATTATGCAGCGCCAGACCGAGCTGCTTCAGGTTGTTCGTGCACTGGGCGCGTCGCGCCGCTTCCCGAGCACTCTGCACCGCCGGCAGCAACAGGGCGATCAAGACCCCGATAATGGCAATGACGACAAGCAACTCAATCAGCGTAAAGCCGCCGCGAGATCGTCGCATGGACGCGACCTCCTCATCGAGTACGGTTTGCGAACAACCGAACGAAGAAATGGAGAACCCCTGAGAGACAGGCAAGGCCATCAGGTCAGAACAGACTGATGGCTCCAATCACAATCCTAGTCGACCCTGAACCTGAAAGCGAGCACGATTCCATGAATTCCACAGGCACAGCATGGAACCTTCTGGCCCTCAGGTTCATCCCTCCGGTAGAGAAACTGACCAGTCCGAGAGTGCAGAGTCAAGCACTCTTGGGATGATGAGGTTAAGAATCATCAAGTCTTCTCAAACCAGCAACAAATCGACCACCCCTCGTTCATCTCCAGGCCCTTCTGGCAGGAAGACCCTCATGAGAAATGGTGGCTCCAGGGCAGTTGTTCTCCTCAGCGGTGGCCTCGATTCCTCCACCGTTCTGGCGGAATGTCTCGCCGAGGGCTTTACTCCCTACGCGTTAACGGTGCTTTACGGCCAGCGTCATCACATTGAGCAAGAGGCCGCGCGACGTGTTGCTCAGGCCTTTGGTGTCGCCCGCCACATCGAAGTCACGCTCGACCTGCGTCCCTTCGGTGGCAGTGCGCTGACGGACCAGATTGAGGTCCCCAAAGATCGACCCCATGACGAGATCGCTGAGGGGATTCCGATCACCTACGTACCTGCCAGAAATACTGTTTTCCTGTCCCTTGCCCTCGCCTGGGCCGAGACGATCGAAGCCTTTGACATCTTCATCGGTGTCAACTGCGTCGACTATTCCGGATATCCGGACTGCCGTCCCGAATTCTTAACCGCCTTTGAATCCCTCGCCCAGCTTGCGACCAGGGCGGGGGTCGAACATCGAGGGCGCTTTCGGATCCATGCTCCGCTGATCACCATGTCCAAGACGGAGATTGTCCGACGAGGTCTGGAACTCGGGGTCGACTACAGCATGACTCACAGTTGCTACGATCCCGACGAGCACGGTCGAGCCTGTGGCCGATGCGACTCCTGTCGGCTTCGGCTCGACGCCTTCGAGCAGCTTGGCCTGACCGATCCTGCTCCCTACCAGTCTTGAGCTTTCCCAGAAATGCGTGAAGGCCCTGCACCACGCCTAATGCGGTGAGGGCCTTCAAAAGTTATGGCCGATTGGCCCCGAATCCGAGCTTAATCGTAAACCCAGGTAAATCCTGGAGCGATCAGGCGGAACTGACGTTCCCGGACATCAAACTCATCTCCGGGTGTCGAAAAGTCGATCCGAAGCGTTTTGTACTTCACGTCGGAATTTTCCGCATCCGAATCGTCCCCGTATTGGAGGCCGTCAGAAAGCCCCCGAACGAAGATGGAGAGCGAGTCCGATCGAGCGATGTCGTCATCCAGAATCCAGAAGGCGACCCCGTGCACGGCGTCGTCAACTTCCTCCTTGGTACTCGGAGGAATCATGCCAGTGACCGAAACCGCCCCCAATAACGGTGCCCCGACGATCGGCGGGCGAGTGTGCTCACGAGCCCGAACCACCTCGACCGCCTGAGGCAGCACGACATCGGGATATCGTTTTCCCTCATCCGTCTCCAGGAAGAACTGGGGAACGAACATCCGAGGCTTGCCGGATCGGTTGATCACTCGGTAATACAGATAAAGCGCCGTCCGACGCCCCATGCCTGGAACGTCGATCGTCCGGGTTCGCAGCGGCTTGAACGAGAAGTCGAGAACCCAGATCCCTTCGCGGAGTCCTGTGTCCGCTGTGGCCATTCCAGTCTTCGATCCCGAGAGCATTTCCCCGGCCTGGAATTCGCCACTGACCTGTCCCAGGGTCAGCGTGCCGCGCAATCCCTGATCATCGTCAGCGAGGATTGTTCCCGTCGCCCCACTCTCCTGCCCCGTCACTTCCTCTCCGATGGAGAAATTGGCGTTTTGATCTCGGTACTCGATCTGAGGGGCCTTGTCCCGAGGCAAGGGAGTGGCGTCGATGATCGTTTCGTTCACCCGAGCGACACGAGGAACCTCGACCGTTGGTAGGGTTTGCGACAGGGAAAATTCAGGAATTGTCGGTGGCCCATCGTCCTGAGCGTTTGCCCGAGTACTGCCAAACGGGAACCCAAGGGCGAGTCCGCACGCGAATAACCAGGGAACGTGACTTCGCACAGAAGGGACCTCCCGCATCGAGGGATCGGGTGGAAAGGAATCGGAATTCAGGAAGAGAATCAGAGGTAGGCCAATCGACGTGAGTCTCTTAATTCTAACAACAGAATTACACTTACGTCAAGCTGACCACTGCGACCTCGTCTCGGCTCCTCCTCCACCCTGCCAGCGGTTCCGCCATTCGGGCCTGTAACGACGACTCAGTTCGAACCTGATGACGTGGTTCTGCAAGGCGTCCTGACTGGGGTCAAAGGCAAGGCGAAGGCGAGCGATTTCCCGATCAATCTGCCCGTCGAACCGTCACTCGACGTCCCTTGATGGTGCTCGATCGGAGCGCTGCGACGACCTCTCCGGCGACCTCCTCGGGAACTTCGACAAACGAAAAGCGGTCGGCAATTTCGATCGCGCCGATCATCCGACCACTGATCCCGGCCTCGTTGGCAATCGCTCCCACCAGGTCCCCGGGACGGACCCCGGACTCCCGACCCGCACCAATATAAAGCCGCGCCACTCCCGAGCCGAAACCTGCGGAGGTGGCTTCAGATCGACGCGGCTTTCGAGTGCCGGACGGCCCCTCTTTCGTCTTGCGCCTTGGTTCCCGGGTGGGACGACGATCCCGAGAGGGACGATCGGATCGGGGAGCGACCACCGGGATTTCCTGATCATCTTCCTCGTCGTTCCCCAGCGCGTTATGGGCCAACTTCAGCGCGGCAAGGGTCACGGTCAGGATGTCGAACTCTCCGGTTAACGACTCAAGTACGACTCGGAATCGGTCCAGCTCTCCCTCAATCAGCGTTTCCCGAACGGCAGCTACGGTCAAATCGAGTCGTTTGGAACGCACGTCGGCAACGGTTGGGACCTGTGCCAGTTCGATCTTCCGCTTGGTCGCGCGTTCAAAATTCTGGAGTAGGCGATGCTCTCTCGGCTCGGCAAGGGTGATTGCCACCCCTTCTCGACCGGCTCGACCCACTCGACCAATCCGGTGAACGTACGATTCCGCCTCGGTCGGGGGATCGTAGTTCACCACATGAGAGAGATGCTCGATATCGAGGCCCCGAGCAGCAACATCCGTGGCAATCAGCAGATCGGCGTTTCCAGACCGGAATTTTTTCATCACCCGGTCACGCTGCTCTTGCGACATTCCACCGTGCAGCGGCTCAGCCCGGTATCCTCGGGCGTTGAGCATTTCCGCCAGTTGATCGACCTCATCGCGTCTCCGGCAGAAGACGATCGCCGAGGTCGGATTCTCCAGGTCGAGCACTCGTCCCAGCGCAGCGATCTTGTACGCCCTGGGCACAAGGTACGCCAGTTGTCTGACCTTCGGGATCGCTCCCGCAGGAAGCTTCTCCTTGGCAATGGTGATCTGAACCGGATCCTTCAGATGCCGACGGGCGATCGCGGCAATCCGAGGAGGCATGGTCGCCGAAAAGAGGACGGTCTGACGATCCTCAGGGGTCTCTCCCAGAATCGACTCGATGTCATCGGCGAAGCCCATATCGAGCATTTCGTCCGCTTCATCGAGGATCACCGTCACCACGCCTTGGAGTGGCATCGTCCCCCGCTTGATGTGATCGAGCGCGCGTCCTGGAGTCGCCACGACAACATCGACTCCTCGTTGCAACGCTCGAAGCTGTGGCCCATAAGCCTGACCACCGTAAATCGGCAACACTTCGATTCCGAGCTTTTTGCCATAACGATGCACGGCCTGAGCCACCTGCATCGCCAGTTCTCGGGTCGGAACAAGAATCAGGGCCGATGGCTTCCCACGATTCGCTTCTGCTACGCTCAGGCGTTGCAGCAACGGCAGCGCGAATGCTGCCGTCTTTCCGGTCCCGGTTGCGGCCTGGCCGACCAGATTCCGTCCCTCGATCAGTGGCGGGATGGTTTCCCGCTGGATCGGCGTAGGTTCCTCGTAGCCAAGTTCGGCGAGCGTCTCCGCGAGGCGGGCGTCGAGGCCAAGCGCGTCGAATCCAGGGCCCGCGTCGTTGGAGATCGGAGTGGACATCCCAAACGTTTCCTTTTGAAGTTGCGCGTGTCGAACCTGAGTGAATCGTCAGATGGCGGTTCGACGATCAAAACGGACCAGTCTACCAAAAAACCCAGAATCGGTGTGGGGATGGAGCACAAGAATTTCCGTGGTCCAGGAGGGCCAGGTTCAACCGGCCATCGAGCGACCCGTGCATCGGAAGGACTCTGTCGCAATCCGGGACCTGGGCCGCTAGAGTCAGATCGTCCGCCTTCCAAGCAGCGCTTTGCGATGCGATCCGAATTCAAGCCCGAGGCACGTCAATGAAACGTCGACGGTTCTTCCAGGCAACAGCTGCCGGGCTCGCGCTCTCAACGGCTCCTGGATTCGCGGAAGCCGCCGCCGCCATGCAAGGCAAGCGCGTCGGTCTGATCGGCACAGGCTGGTACGGCAAGGTCGATCTCTTTCGATTGCTCCAGGTGGCTCCGGTCGAGGTGGCGGCACTCTGTGATGTCGATGCAAAGATGCTTGCCGAGGCCGCCGAGATGACGGCCAAGCGGCAGCCATCTGGCAAGGTTCCCCGGACCTACGCCGATTATCGCGAGATGCTCGATGAGAACGACCTCGACATTGTCCTGATCGCCACCCCCGACCACTGGCACGCCCTGCCGATGATCGCCGCGGTCGAGCGCGGGGCCGACGTCTACGTGCAAAAACCGATCAGCGTTGACGTGGCTGAAGGGAAGGCCATGCTCGACGCCGCCCGCAAGCACGGCCGAGTCGTTCAGGTCGGCACGCAGCGACGGAGTACCCCCCACCTGATCGAAGCCCGCGATCGGATCGTCCGCGAGGGCCTGCTCGGGACGATTGGCCACGTCGAGGTCTACTGTTATTACCATATGCGCAATCGAAGCCAGGCGGCCGACACCGCGCCTCCCGAGCATCTTGACTGGGAGATGTGGACCGGTCCTGCCCCCATGCGACCGTTCAACCCGATCGCCCACCCGCGAGGTTGGCGCGCCTTTACCGAGTACGGCAACGGCATCATGGGCGACATGTGCATTCACATGCTCGATGCCGTCCGCTGGATGCTCGACCTGGGCTGGCCGAAGCGCATCGCCTCGACCGGCGGAATCTTCATCGATCCTGCGAGCCGAGCCAACATTCCCGACACCCAGACCGCGACCTTTGAGTTCGACGAGTTCCCGGTCGTCTGGCAGCACCGCTCCTGGGGCCACCCGGTTGATCCTGATTACCCCTGGGGAGCCACCATCTACGGCGACAAAGGGACGCTGAAGCTCAGCGTTCATCGCTACGACTTCACTCCCCTCGGGAACGGGCAGCCGATTCACGGCGATGTCCTCTACGAGCTGGACGAGTACCCCGAGGATCGAACCGAAAAGGATCTCGAGCAGCACGTTGCTCCTGCCGTTCGTCGTCACATGCTCGACTTTCTGTCCGCCATCGAATCGAGGGGCAAGCCCGTGGCCGACATCGAGCAAGGCCACATCTCCTCGGCCTCGTGCATCCTGGCAAATCTGGCAATGGACCTCGGCCGAACCTTGACCTGGGATGCCGAACTCGGCCAGGTGGTCGGTGATGACGAAGCGAATCGCCGTCTCGCCCGTCCCTATCGCGAGCCCTGGACTCATCCCGGGAAGCACCTCCTCTGAGAACGCGACGGGCGGTTTGTCTGAGGTGCCCCCGGCGTTCCCTCGGCAACGCCGGGGGATTCTTTCGTTTTTCTGTCGGCTCCTTGGCGGCCGTTACGATTGTTCGTGGGGATCGAGCAACGCGGCTTGATCGCACCAGGAAAAATTTCGGGATCGCACTGGTACGACGTGCGGGCGATCTGTTATAGAGATGCCGTGCCATGGCCTTTGCCGGACCTTCAGGATGAGCGTCACGACGAGGCAAATTTCCGCTCCCCACCAGGGCACTCACCTCCGAGCGAACCGAGCCATGGACGGCACCCTTGTGACAGACTGATGCGTCACCCTTGAGGATGGAACCCAGCGTGCTCGCCGCGTTGCGAGCCCGACCGCATCTCACCATTGCCAACCCATCTTCTGCCGAGCGGAAGGGTTGTGAACGGATTCGAGCGCGCGATCCCTCGCGACGCTGCATCTTGCACGGAGGAGAAACCGATGTCCGTCCGCTGGAAACCCCTGATCGTTCTCTCAGGGCTCTTCGTGACCGTGGCCCTCGGAGGGCTCGTTGCCTTCGTTCTCGTCTCCGGTCAGTCGAACGTTGAAGACGTTCTCACACAGGCCCGCTCGGCTCGTGAGGCCGGCAAGTTCGAAGAAGCGGAGATCTACTACCTCCAGGCAAATCAGATCGAATCGCGGAATTCCGAGGTCCACGCCGAGATCGCCGATTTCTACGGCGACTGGATCGCCCAGGCCGACGCCTCCAAGCGATTTCATTACCAGGGGTTACGGCTCCGGCATCTGCTTGAAGCCACCAAGTTCGATAAGGCAGCGCTCGAGCCCCGCCAGGCTCTCCTGACCGAAAGCCTGAAGGGAGACAACACCCCCGAACAGATCCACTGGGCCCGCCAGGTCATCCCGCTCGCTCCGAACGATCCCGATGCCCTGTACGTGCTGGCCATCGAAGCGCTTGATGAGGCTCCCGCGAACATCAAGGAAGCCGATCGTCTGCTCAAAGTGCTCCAGCAGGTCGCCCCCAGTCGCGATCGAACATCCTGGATCGAGGCCCGGATTGCCCAGTATTCCAAGAACACCACCGACCTTAAACGCATCCTGAAGACCGCCCTTGAGCGAGAGCCCGATGCGTCCGCCGATGAAATCGATCAGCTGAGCCGCCTCCGACTCCTCGTCGTGAACCTCGAAACCGCGGGCGATCCCGAACAACACGCCACCGCCCTCGACCGGATCCTTTCGCAGAACGAACGCATTCTTTCCCAGGACGGAATCCAGGGAACCCGGATCGTTGAGCTTCAGCGTCTCGCCCGCCGTGTCCGCGATCAGCTTCTCGAACTCGACAGCACCTCCGCAGATCAGCGTTGGGAACCTCTGGCCGAGGTCATTGATCGCGGCTTCCAGACGGCCTTGAAATCGGACGATTTCGTGGGCGTCTGGATCCACCAGGCGTATGCCGAACACCTCAACCTTCGAGGCCATCGCGTTGCCTGTCTTGAGGTCATTCAAAATGCTCTGACCCCCGAAGTGGTCAAAGACGCTTCCCTGCAAGACGAAGTCATGAGGCTTCGTGAAACCGCGATCAAGGCCGCTCTGTCCGACCCCAGCGACGCGGATCGCTTCGACAAGGCACAACCGCACATCGAAGCGTTGATCGCCGGAACCCGTCCCGAGTACCAGGGCCTCGGACACCTGTTCCAGGGGGCCATCGATCTCGAACGCTCCGGATTGACCGGCCCTCGATCGGGCTCGGCCGAAACGGATTCCACCCGACCGCTCGCCGACGCCCGGAACCACCTTCGCGACGCAACGCTCAAGCTTCCCGAGGTCGGTCTGGCCAAGGCCCTCTACGGCATTGCCCTCTTGATGTCCGGCGAGACAGCGCTCGGTCGCCAGCACCTGCTCGAAGCGCAGCGCATGGGACCTCTCGAAGCACGCTATCAGATTTGGGCCGCCTGGAGCCTGCTCGAAGCCGGCTACCCGGAGGAATCCGAACGGATCGTCAATCGGGTCGTCGAACTCGCCGACCGCGACCCGAGCATCAGCTCGCTCTCCGGAACGATCCAGTTGCTCCAGGGAGAGATCGCCCGGAGCCGGAAGTCGCCCAAGGATCTTGAGGTCGCCCGAGCCGCCTACGCGGGGTCAATCGTTGATGGCGATGAAGTTCCCCCTGCCGTCTCTCTCCGCCTTGCCGAACTCACCATCGCCCTCGACGGTCCCGAAGCCGGCCTCGCCCAACTCGACGACATGCGGCGACATGGAGGCAGCACCCCTGCCCTGGAAGCCCTGGCGGTCTCCACTCTGGTCGAGCTTGACCGAATCGATGACGCCATCACAACCCTCAAAGCCGCTCGCGAGGCCGCTCCCGACGACGCTCAGCTTGCCGTCCTTCACGCCGCCATCGCCTTGAAGCAAGATCAGCCCAACGAGGCAGACGCGCTGCTTGCCGACTTCCTGGCCGATCATCCTGACGATCTGACCGTGGCCCAGACCCGTGCTCGGATCCTCTCCGGTGTCCTCGATCGGGCCGACGAGGCTCGAACGGTCCTGACCGAGATCGGAGAACGAACAGGAGTCACCGCCCCCTTCGTTCAGCTTGCGATGATCGACCTGGCCCAGGGAGATCTTGCCGCCGCGTCGAAGACCGTTGAGATCATCCGCAATCGCTGGCCCGAGGCCTCGGCCGGTGACCTGCTCGATGCTCAGATCGCCCTCTTCGAGCGAGACTTCAACGCCGCATCCAAGCACCTTCAGGCCGCCATCGAGAAAGACCCGAGCAACAAGGTCGCCCTCTTCTGGAAAGCTCAGCTCGACAGCCGAGGCGGCGCTCCCTCCCGGGCCGCCGAGGACTTCGAGAAGCTCGTCCGCGACGGGACGATGAAGGAGCTCGGCAACGGACTCTCACTGGCCACCGCCGCCGAATGGTCGTTGGCCGCGATGGCGATGGAGAACAAGGATTTCGACAAGGCCATCGCTCGCCTTGAATCCATCGTCCAGGGTGACAACGCCGGGTCGATGGAACGGGCCGCTCGCTGGCAGATCATCGCCGCCCGATCCGAAAAGGGACAGTGGCAAGATGCCCGGAAGGAGCTGATCGCACTTCTCAATGAACCGGAATCGACCATCGACGAACGTGTCCAGGCTGCCGACTTCTTCCGCCGCAACGGCGAATCGGAAGTGGCCGAAAAGCTTGTCGACCAGGTCCTCGATCGCAAGCCGGGCCATGCCGGAGCCGTGATCATCAAGTCCTACCTGCTCAGTGAGCAGGGCAAGACGCCCGAAGCCATCGATCGCCTCCGCGCCGCCATCGAGCACGAGGAACAACCCCCGGCCGTCTACCTCATGCTCGCCGCCTTCGCAGGCGAAACCCAGACCTCCGACAACGCCTTCGCGACAATTCGTACCTCGCTGGAACAGGGTCTTGAGGCTCACCCTCAATCGATCGATCTCCTCCGATCGGTCTATGAGGTGATCCGCCGCACCGATGGCATCGATTCCGCCCTGCAGTTCGTCGAGAACCGTGTCAGCCTCGACACCGACGACGACCGCATCCAGCGCCTTCTGGTCGATCTCTACACCCGTGAGGGCCGGCTCGACGACGCAGAAACCCTCATCGAAACGATCATCGAGCGCCAGCCGAAGAACCCCCGCCTCGCCGCCGGCCTGGTGACCATTGTCAGCACCAAGGCCAGT
Coding sequences within:
- a CDS encoding iron-containing alcohol dehydrogenase, producing the protein MVSTFTFPLRIRFGDGAIAELPAELSTLRVRRPLVVTDPGIVACGLLDRVLDGLARTFPGRSSVAVFADVRPNPLESDVLNALETYRENDCDGLIGLGGGSPIDAAKATRLLVAYPGPLADFDDLEDSSARIPGDLPPMIAIPTTSGTGSEASCAAILQLTQSGRKTAIRSPSLLPSVALCDPELPLSLPPILTAGIGMNALTRCVESYLSTTYDPICDGIALEGLRQVARGLEPSVQDGASHDARRALMMGSLLGGISSRKGLGMLHSLSLALNSEGCAHHGTLSAILLPHALRFNFETAHARLTHLASQLGLGRSGDGPGHLITLSEILLARLPLPRRLGQVEGLDRERIAEYAHLALLDQSHRTNPRSCDESSLIHLLEAAW
- a CDS encoding DUF1559 domain-containing protein; its protein translation is MRRSRGGFTLIELLVVIAIIGVLIALLLPAVQSAREAARRAQCTNNLKQLGLALHNYHDIHNTLAPGRIWRAGPPGPSFPTIFSGTPNTTWFILMLPQFEQQALYNAFNFELGAEGVPTAWGVGGPLAPALGFFANSTVTGTKISIFQCPSDEERQFQITPQYQGGLLSGPVFTKGNYAVSWGNTNWRQEAIGAQQYLQSAFGHRTTKLADVRDGTSNTVFIAEVLQGDRFDVRGVMWSSVPGGGSFMTRFAPNQFRDYLDLVQGGDFLNQPIFCVPEDRLPCTGNAGDSQAFAAARSRHAGGINVVLGDGSVRFVKESINHLVWIGLNSIRGGEVISADQF
- the queC gene encoding 7-cyano-7-deazaguanine synthase QueC yields the protein MRNGGSRAVVLLSGGLDSSTVLAECLAEGFTPYALTVLYGQRHHIEQEAARRVAQAFGVARHIEVTLDLRPFGGSALTDQIEVPKDRPHDEIAEGIPITYVPARNTVFLSLALAWAETIEAFDIFIGVNCVDYSGYPDCRPEFLTAFESLAQLATRAGVEHRGRFRIHAPLITMSKTEIVRRGLELGVDYSMTHSCYDPDEHGRACGRCDSCRLRLDAFEQLGLTDPAPYQS
- a CDS encoding DEAD/DEAH box helicase; translation: MSTPISNDAGPGFDALGLDARLAETLAELGYEEPTPIQRETIPPLIEGRNLVGQAATGTGKTAAFALPLLQRLSVAEANRGKPSALILVPTRELAMQVAQAVHRYGKKLGIEVLPIYGGQAYGPQLRALQRGVDVVVATPGRALDHIKRGTMPLQGVVTVILDEADEMLDMGFADDIESILGETPEDRQTVLFSATMPPRIAAIARRHLKDPVQITIAKEKLPAGAIPKVRQLAYLVPRAYKIAALGRVLDLENPTSAIVFCRRRDEVDQLAEMLNARGYRAEPLHGGMSQEQRDRVMKKFRSGNADLLIATDVAARGLDIEHLSHVVNYDPPTEAESYVHRIGRVGRAGREGVAITLAEPREHRLLQNFERATKRKIELAQVPTVADVRSKRLDLTVAAVRETLIEGELDRFRVVLESLTGEFDILTVTLAALKLAHNALGNDEEDDQEIPVVAPRSDRPSRDRRPTREPRRKTKEGPSGTRKPRRSEATSAGFGSGVARLYIGAGRESGVRPGDLVGAIANEAGISGRMIGAIEIADRFSFVEVPEEVAGEVVAALRSSTIKGRRVTVRRAD
- a CDS encoding Gfo/Idh/MocA family protein gives rise to the protein MKRRRFFQATAAGLALSTAPGFAEAAAAMQGKRVGLIGTGWYGKVDLFRLLQVAPVEVAALCDVDAKMLAEAAEMTAKRQPSGKVPRTYADYREMLDENDLDIVLIATPDHWHALPMIAAVERGADVYVQKPISVDVAEGKAMLDAARKHGRVVQVGTQRRSTPHLIEARDRIVREGLLGTIGHVEVYCYYHMRNRSQAADTAPPEHLDWEMWTGPAPMRPFNPIAHPRGWRAFTEYGNGIMGDMCIHMLDAVRWMLDLGWPKRIASTGGIFIDPASRANIPDTQTATFEFDEFPVVWQHRSWGHPVDPDYPWGATIYGDKGTLKLSVHRYDFTPLGNGQPIHGDVLYELDEYPEDRTEKDLEQHVAPAVRRHMLDFLSAIESRGKPVADIEQGHISSASCILANLAMDLGRTLTWDAELGQVVGDDEANRRLARPYREPWTHPGKHLL
- a CDS encoding tetratricopeptide repeat protein, whose product is MSVRWKPLIVLSGLFVTVALGGLVAFVLVSGQSNVEDVLTQARSAREAGKFEEAEIYYLQANQIESRNSEVHAEIADFYGDWIAQADASKRFHYQGLRLRHLLEATKFDKAALEPRQALLTESLKGDNTPEQIHWARQVIPLAPNDPDALYVLAIEALDEAPANIKEADRLLKVLQQVAPSRDRTSWIEARIAQYSKNTTDLKRILKTALEREPDASADEIDQLSRLRLLVVNLETAGDPEQHATALDRILSQNERILSQDGIQGTRIVELQRLARRVRDQLLELDSTSADQRWEPLAEVIDRGFQTALKSDDFVGVWIHQAYAEHLNLRGHRVACLEVIQNALTPEVVKDASLQDEVMRLRETAIKAALSDPSDADRFDKAQPHIEALIAGTRPEYQGLGHLFQGAIDLERSGLTGPRSGSAETDSTRPLADARNHLRDATLKLPEVGLAKALYGIALLMSGETALGRQHLLEAQRMGPLEARYQIWAAWSLLEAGYPEESERIVNRVVELADRDPSISSLSGTIQLLQGEIARSRKSPKDLEVARAAYAGSIVDGDEVPPAVSLRLAELTIALDGPEAGLAQLDDMRRHGGSTPALEALAVSTLVELDRIDDAITTLKAAREAAPDDAQLAVLHAAIALKQDQPNEADALLADFLADHPDDLTVAQTRARILSGVLDRADEARTVLTEIGERTGVTAPFVQLAMIDLAQGDLAAASKTVEIIRNRWPEASAGDLLDAQIALFERDFNAASKHLQAAIEKDPSNKVALFWKAQLDSRGGAPSRAAEDFEKLVRDGTMKELGNGLSLATAAEWSLAAMAMENKDFDKAIARLESIVQGDNAGSMERAARWQIIAARSEKGQWQDARKELIALLNEPESTIDERVQAADFFRRNGESEVAEKLVDQVLDRKPGHAGAVIIKSYLLSEQGKTPEAIDRLRAAIEHEEQPPAVYLMLAAFAGETQTSDNAFATIRTSLEQGLEAHPQSIDLLRSVYEVIRRTDGIDSALQFVENRVSLDTDDDRIQRLLVDLYTREGRLDDAETLIETIIERQPKNPRLAAGLVTIVSTKASQAARQNRPAEEQELNTRVLKLLETFRTQFPDDLRFPQAECELAIRQADYTKAEAVAREIEELNPESPIGPLLRAQVYRDQGLDERAIQAYRDALENNPLRDDIRMVLAQLLLELGRTDETLAEASRILDRSPGRADAVLLQASALASQTGTADQIERRQSEAVALLEQAIEQNPTFTKAYLEVARINYLRGRVDESIAILKAARETLPNDEQLLSGLIRYLVEPPADGSASGEANLAEALRIADEIGLEKATGTLSLAVALGFHRGGRSDLARPWAERAVSLIDEPLVHLTYGDILLSFAESQQDADSTRSLFEDAVAMYDKVLSHDSKSIEAVNNKAWILHRHLGKDQEALDLIEGLLTRVEQRTLPGEFFDTLGSIQQAVGRNKDAEQSYTEGLKKSPDLAVLNFHLGRLIAADPERSARANQYLTRAWDARAQLSSEDVSELETLLNRVGH